In Clostridium omnivorum, the DNA window TCTTCCATAAACTTTATATATTCCTTACTTTTAGGGTGAGTAGGAAGATCATTTAAAAGCTCTATTCTATAAATATATTCTCCTGGTGTTCCTTCCTCAAAAGAATATTTTAAAAAACTATAATCAGTTAAGTTTAGCCCCTTATCAGCCATTTCATTTAGCCATTCTTCTTCCTTTTCAAAATTTGCATATAACTTTCTTATTATTTGTTTCATTTTAAGCGCCCCCTACTATTTTCTTGCCATTTTCAATTAATTCCTCAAGCCTCTTTATTTCCTCAAGTACTACTTCTCTACCAGCAGCAGTTATTTCATATTCCTTTTTCCTACTGTCAGAATCCCCCTCAAGTGACCTTATCCAATCCTTTGAAAGCATTGTATTTATAGCTCCATAAAGTGTTCCAGGTCCAAGATTTACTCGTCCTCCACTTATCTCTTTAACAAACTGCATTATTCCATACCCATGCATTGGGGTGTGTAATGCTAAAAGAATATAGTAAACAGCCTCAGTTAGCGCTCCACGTTCATTGCTCTCTGGCATTTTAATTCCTCCTAACAAGTTAATATCGTTATACGTTATATCGTTTGAAGGTATATCGTCTTACGATATACTATACTTATATTATATCG includes these proteins:
- a CDS encoding PadR family transcriptional regulator, whose protein sequence is MPESNERGALTEAVYYILLALHTPMHGYGIMQFVKEISGGRVNLGPGTLYGAINTMLSKDWIRSLEGDSDSRKKEYEITAAGREVVLEEIKRLEELIENGKKIVGGA